The Aedes albopictus strain Foshan chromosome 1, AalbF5, whole genome shotgun sequence genomic interval agctgtcccggcaaactttgtcttgccagatgtggtggtttgacagctattGAGGTTATAgcagcacagcactctagattgattttattgcGGTCATGTTGACTTTGTACCCAGTTCGCACAAATCTCAGTATTTTGTTAATATTTCTACTTTctcagttcatttttgtaactttttgtacatataaacacagccaccacgaatacgaaccgaaccgtgcaagagcgaTGCTgttcggttcatccgttcttgagttttgttgcctcaaaggaacttcaaactcatttttgtaTATATAGATTCACTTCCCTGGAAAATCCTTGAACTAACAGGACAATTCAGTTTATCGGAAAACAATCTGAAATTTGGGATAATTCTGTGGTCAATCAGTTTTTGGATTGGTCGGTATGGAATTTCATCTAAAATGTGCTTGGTAccattttgtatatttttttttagtttctcacAACATCAATGCTTATGGAACAACACGGAcctcttcttagcgtaacgtgGGACaagtgggacaaagcctgcagctcagcttagtgttctatgggcacttccgcagttattacctgccaatgaccattttgtattcgtatttcgtgtggcaggcacgaagatactctatgctcaaggaagtcaaggaaatttcctttaagaaAAGTTGCTAGATCGATCGAAAATTGAatttgtcaccctcagcatggtcatgttgaataccaGTGCACTTACCCCATCGATTATACGGGCCCAtgcagatttaaaaaaatcttaaagtttAGAAATCATTTAAACATATTTTTCGCAAAGCAAGAGGTTTCTGAAAATGCTAAAGTTATAGTTTCCATGaataatttaatattaaaaattaaaatataattattaattttttaataattaattaataattaattaataattaattaattattcaataattaattaattaattaataattaattaattaattaattaaaaatatttcgaatattttcaaaaattcttagaATTTCTCAATCTTtacatgactccattttcaatacaaAACAGGATACAAAATTGTCTTCGTGCCCGAtgggaggtctcggacataaatgAAAAATAATATTGACATCAGCCTAAGTTTCGgtggtaaaaaaaaatgttaaataatATTGAAATCGATGGAATGGATGTTGATGTATCCTGGAtatatttataatttttagaagaattaacGCAGTGACATTTATGAGTGAGATTTgtttatttatgcaattcagtatcataattaacattttatgtaactcatttgagttgcattatgaacattatgcaactgaaatgggttgcattatgaaaaaatcattgcataaaattttgtatggaactcgttgcaaaaagttgattttttcagcacgagtcgtacatttatccaacgaggcttgccgagtattcgttacataaataactattatggctCTGATGCAAAGTTGAACTGGATTTTCAAGACATTTGTCTTTCGATGTGATTATAAGGAACACACTGTGGCGTGTTATTTTATTTCCATATCTTTCCTTTCTTTCTCacgatttgcctcgcgatttaaaaaatataaatttcggTTTCTACTGCACTAACGTTGCTATAACTTGGGTCGATTGTGCACAACAAGTGAGCAAGCATATGATCTAGTATGTAAtacgaaattagtctatggtaatgccagtaaaggactaaacataaattacgtaaagtgggtaccgaggattgttcacaatctgcgaactcgactgcggaaaaaatcgcgaccatgacgccccTGGTAATAcgtagtagaatctgagatttatATTTGGTAGCAACAGTGCAATGGTGGATGATTTTACTGATGCAGCGTTCCTATTTGAAGAACTCCAgaagcactcctggaggaatcatagtaGGAACTCCTCGAATAGCTTCTGGGTTAATTCCAGGCTCTGGGAGAAAACTTTAACGAAGTCATGGATCGATTGCAGGAAGAACTAttaaaagaatcccaaaagaaacttttcgaaaagtctcAGAAGAAAATTTTGGGGAATCATAGTAGAAATGCCTATAAGAATCTCATAATGAACTCTTCGAAAAAATCCAGatgcagcttctggaggaatcataaaagtaaaatctaaaggaatttcagatggaggAGTCACGAAAAgacctcctggatgaatcccaaaagGATATTCTGAATGAATTCATATGGAACTTCATGAGaagaaactattaaaaaaaaatcattaattaattccaggaggatttttttgggtCTTGAACAAGCCTAGTGGTAAGGCTTTGGATTGTCAATCCTGAGaagacgggtttgattcccggggaaattttctcgatttcctgagcatagtgtatcattgtgcttgcctcacaatatacaaattcatgcaataatggcAGGCATTGAATACCCTCCAACCtccaactaataactgtggaagtgctcaaagaacactacagTTGAATAGAGGCAGGttaagttccagttggaacgtcgagCGAAAAAGAAGAAAAGGAGGCACTTGTCCTCACTGaactctgagggaatcccagaaggagccccTTTTgggaaatgtaaaaaaaaatatgatagcccagtaaaatcctgcagaaataccagAGGGGGGGGCGAATAGCATAGTAAAGATATTCCAAACAATTAGAACTTTTAAAATCCTACCGAATTGGAACTGTTCCTTGATCATAGAATCTACTGAGCCATGGCGGTGCATTCTTTTCATCGAGCATCTCTGACTTAAATATATGAATGCCAAAAACACATTATCAGCCATACTTCAGCTGGAGGCTGCCGGTTCGCAGATGTATTAAAGTGTTATGACtaatcctcctcttcttggcgtaacgtcctcactaggacaaagcctgcttctcagcttagtgttctatgagcacttccacagttattaactgagagcttcctctgccaatgaccattttgcatgcgtatatcgtgtggcaggcacgaagatactctatgcccaaggaagtcaaggaaatttcctttacgaaaagatcctggaccgaccgggaatcgaacccgtcaccctcagcatggtcatgctgaatacccgtgcgtttaccgcctcggctgtaTGGGCCCTGTTATGACTAACATAATTATAAATAAAGGTGATAAGTTtcactaaagaaaaaaaaaattgaaatgagACACATTCACTTTAATACTTTCAAATCCCGTGATCTTGACCAGGGAGAAAACTCAGTTTTGCTCTTAGATAGAGCTAACAAACGATAACAAACATACCTGCATCATTGTCCGCCTTTTCCGGAGTTCACGCTAACTTTTCTGAAACCCTTCAGAGCGGCCAACTCCTCGCAAAATTCGTTTTCGTCCAAGTCTCCCGCTGACGATCTTCcggatcattttccgtcgtctttcGATCGTCGTCCGGATCGTATTCATTACTGGCTGAACCAGATCACGTTGATGGCGGTGGTGCTGGAGATACGGCACGCTGGACCATAGTCAAATTGCAACCAGCGACGATGGTGAGGAGTCGGTGGTTGACATCGACCTCGGAACCGGCATCTGTCGCCCTTAGTCTTGGTGGTTCATGTGGTGGTTGTTATGTTGGCATGTGGGTTTTGAGGGTGATTTGGACCGTATATTTGCCGCAGCTGGTAACACACTTGGCCAACTAGCTAGCTCGAAATAGGTGTTCCTGGTTTAGCCACCGGGGAGAAGCTGATTCGTCAGAGAGCACCAAATTGAGCTGAGCTTCCAGATCGACGGCGATAAAGTTTCAATTTTGATGCCCGGAACTCCGCTTCACGTTGAATTACCCTGTATGGAGTAAACAGTTAATGAATACCTATAATAATGAACTCAAGTATCACAAATTACCTTCGAAAACGAACAAATTCCAGGCGAAACCCTTTTACTCCTCCACCGAAAACTTAAAAATGGACGCTCACTTGCCTCGCGCTTGGCCGATCACAACAAAGCTGGCAGTGTTGCGAGATGTATTATCGCATCATTAAAAGATGCGATATGACATCGACTTTGTGTAATGCTACACAACTCCATCGCAACCACTTGGTTGCAGCTCATTCTGTGTAATAATCACATTTTTTCGATGTGAATGTTACACGAATGCGATGCAAAGAAAAGTTGATACTTTATTTTGGTGTAATTTTGGGGAAGATGTAAATTAGCATCGAATCGATGTGATTGTACATCTAAAAAGACGGTTACATCGGACTTTTTACACATTTTCAATAATTACATCGAGGCATATtacattattttttgctgtgtagagacggtcggctgtagcgttgatggaggaagaagggcaatgttgatgttgcggcttttttgtgttatgatggtgataatgcacaagactgaccattacattgcaattaactgaaaaagaaagtgaacaaagaaagcctctcaaatgcagataggacctattgaaatgtttggcctgatttttcaAGATGCGCGATAATAATTATTTTTCATGCAATCAGTGAGAATTAAATTTTGCGGAATGCCCAATGCTAGTCGACATAAAAATGCAAAACAAGCTTTCAATATCATAAGCACGTAACTGCAGGAAATAATTTTCCAACATTTTCAATGTTTTGCATCAACCACCTGAATAGAGGAGTAGTCTTAACAACTATTCCAGATAAATACCTtattattatgcttttggtcgaaatacgaagtgaccgaacgtgcgaaaattgattttttaacctacttagaaatgtcgcaactcaatttggattagtgcatattgttgctcttaattagcttaatgatgcgcaacagaaaaaatagattcaaatttacttcgcagctgcaacttcgcatgtgcttctagcgacgacttcgatttggtggtgcgacgataatatttaTAGAGCAGCAtcgattttttttcccaaaattgataaaaaattgaaattgaataaaATCGGTCATTGTCATTACTGCAGTTACGTCCGCATGATACGAAAACAGGAAAATACTTGAATTTTTTGACAAGACGTTGTTTATTATGGTTGAAAATTTTGCGGTTTCTGCGGAGTTTTCATTCGAATTTTTATCGTGATTAAAATTTGGTTTGTGTGAATTATTGTACAACAAAATCAGAATGGATCCAGTGGGTAAGTGATGCAGCAGCTGTAGGCGTTTGAAGCATGCCAACAAATTCGCTTGTCCGTTGCAGAAACTTCCAAAAGTGACGAAGCAGAGGAGTTTCCCGCTCTGGAAGCCGACGACGACAACGTCGATGACCGTGCTTGGCGTGGAGTCCCCATGGACACAATCTACCGCGGTTTGGACCGATACGAGTTGCGACATTTTGCCGAGGTTCGCCCGGCTGAGGATCATCTTGTGCTGTACAATCTGCCGATTGATGTGAACGGGACGGAACCGCCGAAACCGCGAAGGGCCTACAACAAGTGGGACGCCAATCACGTTCGGCTGCCCTGCTCACACCGTAGTCAGTACCCGGTTGAGCAGGAAGATGGCAGTACGACGCTGGAGAGCCGTTGGGAGCTGGTTCAAAATGCTTTACTGCAACCGATAGGGAATAGCAGGGAGCTGGAGAGGGCTATTTTGTCCTATAACACGAAATATGCCAGCAGCTGGAAATTCAAGTCGCTCCACAAACTTTTCGAGGAGGATTTGGAGGAGGAAGAAAGCGCCGGGTTTTTCGAGTATACCTTACCGAAGATGATTCGGTTGGCGTTGTTACTACCGGATTTGATTCCCGGAGCCATTCCGTTGCTGAAGCAGGGAAGCAATAAGGCCATTTCCTTGACGCAACAACAGGTGGCGTGCCTGCTAGCAAACGCCTTTCTGTGTACCTTTCCACGGCGGAATACGCAGAAGAAAAAGTCCGAGTACAGCTTGTTTCCGGACATCAACTTCAACCGGCTGTTTCAATCCGGTGGACAGTCGGTGCTGGAGAAGATCAAATGTATCTGCAACTACTTTCGAAGGGTTTGCTCGAGCATGCCTACTGGGGTGGTTACGTTCCAGAGAAGATATATAAACCCGAAACAGTTTATCGATTGGGGTAGATGCGATGCGATCGTGGGTAGAGACACAGTTCCGATTCACATCAATTCGGAGGGTACTATCGAAGATCAGGGCAGAGGACTGCTACAGGTAAGTACTATAGAGAGTAATTCTGATATCAAACGAATCTATTCAAACTAACTTTTGATCTCGGATCTTTCCCAAACAGGTCGACTTCGCCAACAAATACCTAGGTGGAGGCGTCCTTGGACATGGATGCGTTCAGGAAGAGATTCGATTTGTGATAAATCCGGAGCTATTAGTCAGCAAACTGTTTACCGAAGCGCTTAAACCCCAGGAAGCCCTCGTCATGATGGGTTCGGAGCAGTTTAGCGAATACAGTGGTTATGCCTCCAGTTTCACTTTCGCTGGTGATTTCCAAGACGAAACCCCACGGGATGCCAGCGGTCGGCGGGAATGTTACATAGTGGCAATCGATGCGTTGCATTTTGTGCAGAGCGTTCACCAGTACCGGGAAGAGCTGATGCTGCGGGAGTTGAATAAGGCCTACGTCGGATATTACCATCCCCTGTCGACGCCGGCTCCTGGGGTTGCAACGGGGAATTGGGGCTGCGGGGCATTCGGAGGAGACGCCCATCTGAAAGCCATGCTGCAGTTGATGGTCTGCTGTGTCCTGAGTCGTCCTTTGGTATATTACACGTTTGGAGACAGCGAATTGAGAGACCAGTTTTATGCAATGTATACATTCTTGGTCGACAACAAAGTGAAAGTCTGTGAGTATTACGAGGATTGTTAAATTCCAAATcgttgaacaaattcttaaaattttGCTATCTTGAAAGCTTTCACCAACACCTAAGAcagtaaatattttaaaatttgtaacGATTTCTAATGAACTAAGAAGGTTTCTTACAGATCTAACGCCAATAGTAACTCTCAAAACATATCGTTCTAGGTGAAATCTGGcgaattctgaaagattttcgaaGACACAATTTACCACCCAGTAAACTGTATGCCTATTTCTATCAGGATTACTACGACAGGAAGAACAAACCGTCTTGTTTCAATTTGAAAAATTTAAGACCAAAAGAAAGAACTCCAGAACCGATAGCGAAAAGTGCTTTTCCAGAGAACGACGAGCTAAATGACGAAAGTCTTGCTAACTTGATGACACACCTTGACAACGAGGAACAACCCTGTCCCTctacatcaaatcgcgattccagCAAGGACTCCCTTTCACCCGTGACGCAATCACCAAAGAAACCCTCCTCGCGGGTATCGCTTATTGCCGAATTAGATCGCAACTATTATACCGGTGGACCTGGTCCGGCGAAAAAGCTGTGCCCTTCTACATCGCCCTGTCCTGTGGTGGTGGAAAATGGCAACGGCAACGGCAACGACGACACGGTTCAGGTGAAGCAAGACTCCGTGCTGATTCAAATTGAGGATGAGACAAaagatcgagtgattgtcggggCCGTTGAAGCCATCAGGTGCGAGGAAGAAATTGGAGAATTTGTTGAGGTGAGTCCACCGGAAGAGGCACGAAAGAAGCAACAGCGTCGGACGATAGGGgattacttttcgaaaagtggcGGTAAGTGATTGTTATCGGCAAGTTATTGTTGACTGGTcattaaattagaaaaaaaaatctggaaaacgtTAGTTAAGTAGATTCTGACTGGTCGTAGTGAGATCACAATACTTACTTTGATAATTGGTGTGATACAATTCGCTCCGTTTAATTTACGCTCATTCGGCATCTTTCTCCACTGGGCTCGGCCTTGAACCAACCGCTTCCAGTCGTTGTTCTTCTGAttatatcgagtcgtattttctcctgtgTTATTTGTAGTGGGGTCTTTTACGGGTGGCTTTATTGGGCCTACacaaacactcctgtctcgccggagcaCCATCGTGCCCGCTCTGTTTTGCTTCCCAACTAAAACAGAGACGGCCACGCTGATAAGGCCAACTCAGCCGCTAGGTaccagaacagatgctgtttgacCCGCACCttcttgatgaacagacgctcgggacgttccTCCTCAATCTTACTGAAGTCaggaggacaacagtgcccagcccaggctgcactacctattaagcacacaactcttagctgccgGTCCTTGTTATTGGTTGAGCCGtttaagcatgaggtaggaacttgtaaggACCAGAGCTGTGTTGGACGATTTCGACTTTCCATTTTGCGGCCCAAGGTACTCTCTTAAGTTTTATGTCgttgtctatcaccgattgtaagaGAGTTCTGATGGCAAAATTAGGCTGAAATTATTGGTGAACGCGATACAACGGatgagatgttcgccatccgccaggcgttgccgaaatgccgcgaatacaacgtgcccaccagtgttgccacatttttttcggtttccatctgtgattttggtcaaaaaaatctttttcatctgtaggaaattccagaaaatcttagtaaaaatctgtgatTGGGTAATGTCTTCAAAATTGAGATGTTTTGAACAATTTgcttgaaaaagaaaaaaacacaaaaaatgttcATAATATTTACTGTTGTCACCTAAAATATACCTAAAAATAATTTTCTTGGAATAAAACCATATACCAAAACACTGCTTTGTATCTGAAGATCATCAGAAACCACAAGAATGTCGAAATCAATCCGCCTGAGACTAGGATAATCTATACAAGAACCAATATTTAActtatttaaatttgagtacaaatTTTCGATGAACACCAAACTCTTTTCTTACAGCTAATGGGCTATTTGCCTTTGCTACACATGTTTGAAAATGGTTAAGGTATTTCTGGTAAATATTTTGGACAGACTGTTACAACATCAGTTTGCAAAAAAGAAGGCGAATCTGTCAAGTTCACTTTCGCTGATTTGCCACATCGACACGGTACAAGACCCAGTCAGCTAAAGATAATAAACGAAGTTGTGTTCATCGTCACCATAAAAACTAATTGACAAAAAGTGAGAAACAAAAAAGTGTTTCTTTACGAAAGTCATTGTGTCATtgtttcaaaaatcttaaaaatctgttttatttcaagaatctttgatctgtgatcacagatatctgtagtcaaaaatgggaaaaaatctgtgtaattctaggtaaatctgtgtatgtggcatcactggTGCCCACTAGCATGGGACTCGCTTGTATGGAACACATAAATCCTCGCtctagtcgactttttagatcccatttaggtcctatGTGAACTCGTCGGCTTGAGCGAGAGAATGTCTAGGTCAAGTCGGAGAAGGCGATGCGGTCAACGGAATCCAAGCCAAACAGTGGTAAAGAAACGCGTGTATGCCACCACTGTAAGAAGCTCGGCCATTTCCGCCGGAATTGTCGGAAGCTGCTTGCCTCCAAGGCGGGAGGTGAAGGTAACTCGAAGAATGTACTGAAAAACGAAGGGACTAAAGCCGCCCACAGCGATAGCCGCAGCATAGCGTTCTTTGTCGGAGAAAAGTGTTCGTCGTGGGTCATCGACAGTGGGGCGAGTGCCCACATGACCGGCGATAAGTAGTTTTTCGAGGAGCTGCGGGAATTTCCCGGCGGTTGGTCCAAGGTGAAGGAAGCAGAGTGCTGATGGGCGTCGATGCCGACAACAAGACGGTGTGGATCACCATGGGGGACGTCAAGTACGTGCCAGGGCTGTCCACCAGCCTGATATCCGTCGGCAAGCTGGCGCAGAAGCAGCTGACGGTGTGTTTCGACGAAACGAGTTGCCGGGTGGTTGTTACTACCGACGATGTTGTTGCCATGGGCGGTCGATGCGGCAGCCTATACTACCTACGATGCGGTAAGTCTTCGTTGAAGGTGAGTGAGGACCATCTGGTGAACTGCCACCATCAGTGGCATCGCCAGCTGGGCCACCGCGACTGGGGCGGCCATCGAGCGACTCAACATAGTGTAGCGACCTCGCGAAGGTTGAAAACATAAATCATAGAGTCGGGCGAAGAGAAAGTAGTTTAAGAGAGTGAGTGAAATTGAGAGTTGATGTGTTTTATGTTAGAGTGTAAGGCACATACACTGATGTAGTTGTTTGTGTCGTTTAACGAACAGTAGCGCGTGCGATGTTTTCTAGAACATCCCAGCAGGAGGTCTGATGTTAGATTGAATAAAGCCATATCAGCATTCGATATTGAGTGCTCTCCAGAAACAGTCGCATATAGTAACACGGTGAATCACGGTCTTTAAAGTATAAAAGTCGGTCTTAACAGTTGACGGCGAGAAAAAGCGGATTAGAAGAAAGTTTCAGCGTGCGTGGTGAATAATTAATCCAAATCGGCTACCTTGTGACGAACCAACGCCATCGCTCGGAAACTTCACCCGGTCAAGCTGATCATCACGGGAGGAGGAAATCTACATAAGAGCTGACGCTAACCCTCAGACCGACTACAATCAAGAGCCGAAAGAACGGCGGATTCTGTTTCGGTGTGATTCAACAGTGATTCGGGCCTGCTCCTGGGCCTGCTCAATCATTAGTCTTCACTGTGGTGATATTAACAAAGTG includes:
- the LOC109422962 gene encoding poly(ADP-ribose) glycohydrolase-like, whose protein sequence is MDPVETSKSDEAEEFPALEADDDNVDDRAWRGVPMDTIYRGLDRYELRHFAEVRPAEDHLVLYNLPIDVNGTEPPKPRRAYNKWDANHVRLPCSHRSQYPVEQEDGSTTLESRWELVQNALLQPIGNSRELERAILSYNTKYASSWKFKSLHKLFEEDLEEEESAGFFEYTLPKMIRLALLLPDLIPGAIPLLKQGSNKAISLTQQQVACLLANAFLCTFPRRNTQKKKSEYSLFPDINFNRLFQSGGQSVLEKIKCICNYFRRVCSSMPTGVVTFQRRYINPKQFIDWGRCDAIVGRDTVPIHINSEGTIEDQGRGLLQVDFANKYLGGGVLGHGCVQEEIRFVINPELLVSKLFTEALKPQEALVMMGSEQFSEYSGYASSFTFAGDFQDETPRDASGRRECYIVAIDALHFVQSVHQYREELMLRELNKAYVGYYHPLSTPAPGVATGNWGCGAFGGDAHLKAMLQLMVCCVLSRPLVYYTFGDSELRDQFYAMYTFLVDNKVKVCEIWRILKDFRRHNLPPSKLYAYFYQDYYDRKNKPSCFNLKNLRPKERTPEPIAKSAFPENDELNDESLANLMTHLDNEEQPCPSTSNRDSSKDSLSPVTQSPKKPSSRVSLIAELDRNYYTGGPGPAKKLCPSTSPCPVVVENGNGNGNDDTVQVKQDSVLIQIEDETKDRVIVGAVEAIRCEEEIGEFVEVSPPEEARKKQQRRTIGDYFSKSGGK